In Bacteroidota bacterium, one DNA window encodes the following:
- the hemF gene encoding oxygen-dependent coproporphyrinogen oxidase, with translation MATRMQTFVQRLQDDICHAFEALDGGAAFQEDFWSREGGGGGRTRVMAGGVVFEKAGVNTSAVHGILPERMAKVLDVPATQFFATGISLVVHPRSPYVPTVHANFRYFALGENLHAPIDQWFGGGADLTPYYPYIEDAQHFHREWKKVCDAHPLASYAEFKARCDAYFYLRHRKETRGVGGIFFDYVRNEPEEAFNYVQDAGNTFLDAYLPIVNRRKDQPYGDREKQYHETRRGRYVEFNLLFDRGTRFGIETDGRTESILMSLPPAVQWHYDWQPEPGSPEEKAQWFFEPRDWLSL, from the coding sequence ATGGCGACGCGTATGCAGACGTTTGTACAGCGTTTGCAGGATGATATTTGCCATGCTTTTGAAGCCCTCGATGGGGGGGCAGCCTTTCAGGAAGACTTTTGGTCTCGTGAAGGCGGCGGCGGCGGTCGTACCCGCGTGATGGCGGGTGGAGTGGTATTCGAAAAAGCCGGTGTAAACACGTCAGCGGTGCACGGCATTTTGCCGGAGCGTATGGCCAAGGTGCTGGATGTGCCGGCAACGCAATTTTTTGCAACGGGTATCTCGCTGGTTGTGCACCCAAGGTCGCCTTATGTGCCAACCGTTCATGCCAACTTCCGTTACTTTGCACTTGGGGAAAATCTACATGCCCCGATTGACCAATGGTTTGGTGGTGGCGCGGACCTGACGCCGTATTATCCGTACATCGAGGACGCACAACATTTCCATCGTGAATGGAAGAAGGTTTGTGATGCCCATCCGCTTGCTTCGTATGCTGAATTCAAAGCACGTTGTGATGCGTATTTCTACCTGCGACACCGCAAAGAAACCCGCGGTGTGGGAGGTATCTTCTTTGATTATGTACGAAATGAGCCTGAAGAAGCGTTTAATTACGTACAGGATGCCGGCAATACGTTTCTCGACGCCTACCTCCCCATCGTAAACCGGCGCAAAGATCAGCCTTATGGTGACCGGGAGAAACAGTATCACGAAACCCGACGCGGGCGCTATGTCGAATTTAACCTGCTTTTCGACCGCGGCACTCGCTTTGGTATTGAAACCGACGGAAGAACGGAGAGCATCCTGATGAGCTTGCCACCCGCAGTGCAGTGGCACTACGATTGGCAGCCCGAGCCAGGATCACCCGAAGAAAAGGCGCAGTGGTTCTTTGAGCCGCGCGACTGGCTCTCCCTTTAA
- the hemL gene encoding glutamate-1-semialdehyde 2,1-aminomutase: protein MANSPKAKKSAEAYKRAQHVIPGGVNSPVRAFKSVGGTPRFFKKAAGAYVTDVDGNAYIDYIGSWGPMLFGHADPDVIKAVKKAAGHSTSFGAPTVIEIELASLVCELVPSIEKVRFVNSGTEATMSAARLARGFTGRDKIIKFEGNYHGHGDSFLIAAGSGAMTFGAPNSPGVTPGTAQDTLLARYNDLSHVEAIVKANEGEIACIILEPIAGNMGCVPPKPGFLEGLRSLCDTHGILLIFDEVMTGFRVAPGGAQALYGVLPDLTTLGKIVGGGLPVGAYGGRADVMDYVSPVGPVYQAGTLSGNPLAMHAGFATLKKIADDPSFYSRLEIYGAALEEGVRDILFSLGHSCYTTRVGSMGCLFFTDVEVVDYATAKTCDTETYGRFFHAMLDAGVYLAPSQFEAYFFSTEHGPKELGDTLKAYRKALEVALG from the coding sequence ATGGCCAATTCTCCTAAAGCAAAGAAAAGTGCTGAAGCGTACAAACGTGCCCAGCATGTAATCCCTGGTGGGGTGAACTCACCGGTCCGTGCATTCAAAAGCGTTGGTGGGACGCCACGCTTCTTCAAAAAGGCTGCCGGCGCCTACGTAACCGATGTTGATGGCAACGCCTATATCGATTACATCGGCTCCTGGGGGCCCATGCTGTTTGGCCACGCTGATCCCGATGTGATCAAGGCGGTTAAGAAAGCAGCTGGACATTCCACTTCCTTTGGTGCACCCACTGTCATCGAAATAGAGCTCGCAAGCCTGGTGTGCGAACTTGTGCCCTCTATCGAAAAAGTACGGTTTGTCAACTCTGGGACTGAAGCGACCATGAGCGCCGCTCGGTTGGCACGTGGTTTTACGGGAAGGGATAAAATCATAAAGTTTGAAGGCAACTACCACGGACATGGCGACAGTTTCCTGATTGCCGCTGGAAGTGGCGCGATGACCTTTGGCGCGCCGAACTCTCCCGGCGTAACGCCCGGGACAGCGCAGGATACCCTGCTCGCTCGCTACAACGATTTATCACACGTGGAGGCCATTGTAAAAGCCAACGAAGGCGAAATTGCCTGCATCATACTGGAACCGATTGCCGGCAACATGGGATGTGTACCGCCTAAACCCGGATTTCTGGAAGGCTTGCGATCGTTGTGTGATACCCACGGCATTTTGCTCATTTTCGACGAAGTGATGACAGGCTTCAGGGTAGCACCGGGCGGGGCACAGGCTTTGTACGGTGTATTACCCGACCTGACCACGTTGGGTAAAATTGTTGGTGGCGGGCTGCCTGTAGGCGCTTATGGCGGCAGGGCAGACGTAATGGATTATGTGTCGCCCGTTGGTCCCGTTTATCAGGCTGGAACGCTTTCTGGTAATCCACTTGCCATGCATGCCGGCTTTGCAACCCTTAAAAAAATTGCTGACGACCCCAGCTTTTATAGCCGGCTCGAGATTTACGGAGCTGCGCTCGAAGAAGGGGTGCGCGATATCCTGTTCTCACTCGGACACAGCTGCTACACAACCCGCGTCGGGTCCATGGGATGCCTCTTCTTTACCGACGTCGAAGTTGTGGATTATGCCACTGCAAAGACTTGTGACACAGAGACTTACGGTCGTTTCTTTCATGCGATGCTTGATGCTGGCGTGTACCTGGCGCCTTCGCAGTTTGAGGCCTACTTCTTCTCAACCGAGCATGGCCCCAAAGAACTGGGTGACACCCTCAAAGCGTATCGAAAAGCGTTGGAAGTGGCGTTGGGATAA
- a CDS encoding RNA pseudouridine synthase: MDQGKSAGNHKGSQGKGRKSRSVSTDAPLSLADGIAMVASRVLYMDNHLLIVNKPAGTLTQGDASGDKDLHSLAKAYLKDHFNKPGNVFLALVHRLDRPVSGVMVFPRTSKAASRVTQQFKQRTIEKRYIAMVEGRLTGSETLVNYVWKDHRKVRVVTADHPKGLRAELTYKSLAIEGNRSLVEVKLGTGRPHQIRVQLANIGHRIIGDFRYRAKTELDGRNLALHSYLLRLEHPTLGEKMGWTAPPPDSWGTAFKAHIKGLVKG; the protein is encoded by the coding sequence ATGGATCAAGGAAAAAGCGCCGGCAACCACAAGGGTTCTCAAGGAAAGGGGCGCAAATCGAGAAGCGTGTCGACCGATGCGCCGCTTTCGCTTGCTGACGGCATAGCCATGGTGGCGTCGCGGGTATTGTATATGGACAATCACCTGCTCATTGTAAACAAGCCGGCCGGAACGCTGACACAGGGGGATGCTTCCGGGGACAAAGATTTGCACAGCCTCGCCAAAGCCTACCTCAAAGATCATTTCAACAAACCCGGTAATGTATTTTTGGCCTTGGTACACCGATTGGATCGCCCTGTATCGGGTGTGATGGTGTTTCCCCGTACCTCAAAAGCCGCCAGCCGCGTCACGCAGCAATTCAAGCAGCGCACCATCGAAAAGCGGTACATCGCCATGGTGGAAGGCCGGCTTACAGGCAGCGAAACGCTGGTGAACTACGTATGGAAAGATCATCGCAAGGTACGCGTTGTCACAGCTGACCATCCAAAAGGGCTACGGGCAGAACTGACCTATAAGAGCCTGGCAATAGAAGGCAATCGATCGCTGGTAGAAGTGAAACTAGGTACCGGGCGTCCACACCAGATCAGGGTGCAACTTGCCAACATCGGACACCGCATTATAGGAGACTTTCGTTACCGCGCAAAAACAGAACTGGATGGCCGTAACCTTGCCTTGCACAGTTACCTCCTGCGGCTGGAGCATCCAACGCTGGGCGAAAAAATGGGCTGGACCGCACCGCCGCCAGATTCTTGGGGCACGGCGTTTAAAGCGCATATTAAGGGATTGGTGAAGGGGTGA
- a CDS encoding family 4C encapsulin nanocompartment shell protein, with protein sequence MTIIEYAPTEEEILDFVNDSIRQMQETAIEPKYIMLGPEAYTTMQQAMGKRFNRDAGAFETYQFFPIVVDPLRKDTVCVLPAPARCVDEVTIQRVG encoded by the coding sequence ATGACCATTATAGAGTATGCGCCGACGGAAGAAGAAATTCTGGACTTTGTAAATGATAGCATCCGTCAGATGCAGGAAACCGCGATTGAACCCAAATACATCATGCTTGGCCCCGAGGCCTATACAACGATGCAACAAGCTATGGGAAAGCGCTTTAACCGAGATGCAGGTGCATTTGAAACTTACCAATTCTTTCCTATCGTTGTGGATCCCCTTCGGAAAGACACCGTCTGCGTACTCCCCGCCCCCGCCCGTTGCGTCGATGAAGTAACTATTCAAAGAGTCGGCTAA
- a CDS encoding TM2 domain-containing protein has translation MESERVGKGNILKNTASKAAHAMRAMPQAFVAAPAAPYQQVDPMVHNQLVRELHTYRRKNEGIARVLCYLGGFLGLHRFYVGQVGYGILMLATLGGVLVWWILDIAKVRSMVTAYNAEQDRREAADEPPIGMDYVPVATPDAFLDYPAWGQARLNPKGKPQTRWGKRREFIADALALLFFGFLLGAITGGSGYNGAAYAVVTMVLMINFVDMLVPWHQWPFVGGMIHWDYRLRLFYHFNEPGRRWKLYIRPLLGLLYAPFNKKARTEVLLYLELGSVFVAGKLVLGLFFGDTWEMIRTLNFDGFMGNWAESMALGFITVYGFAAPIGALLMKHVLLRRENYIRWGLSLVVIFFLYTGYMNG, from the coding sequence ATGGAAAGTGAACGGGTAGGAAAGGGCAATATCTTAAAAAATACTGCCTCCAAAGCCGCACATGCGATGCGTGCAATGCCGCAGGCTTTTGTAGCCGCACCTGCTGCGCCATACCAGCAAGTTGACCCGATGGTGCACAACCAGTTAGTTCGTGAACTCCATACCTACCGACGGAAAAATGAGGGTATTGCACGCGTGCTGTGTTATTTGGGCGGTTTTCTTGGCCTCCACAGGTTTTATGTAGGACAGGTGGGATACGGTATCCTGATGCTCGCCACGTTGGGGGGCGTACTGGTATGGTGGATCCTGGATATTGCAAAAGTGCGCAGCATGGTTACGGCATACAATGCCGAACAGGATCGCCGCGAGGCTGCTGACGAACCTCCCATCGGTATGGACTACGTACCTGTGGCAACACCGGACGCATTTCTCGATTATCCTGCCTGGGGCCAAGCGCGTCTCAACCCAAAAGGCAAACCCCAAACCCGGTGGGGCAAACGGCGAGAATTTATCGCCGACGCTTTGGCGTTGCTCTTTTTTGGGTTTTTGCTGGGGGCGATCACTGGAGGTTCAGGGTATAACGGCGCCGCCTATGCCGTTGTAACCATGGTACTGATGATCAATTTTGTCGATATGCTCGTTCCCTGGCACCAATGGCCATTTGTAGGTGGCATGATTCACTGGGATTACCGGTTGCGGCTATTTTATCACTTTAATGAACCGGGCCGGCGGTGGAAATTATACATCCGCCCATTGCTCGGTCTGCTCTACGCACCGTTTAATAAAAAAGCCCGGACAGAAGTTTTACTGTATCTGGAGCTTGGCAGTGTGTTCGTTGCCGGCAAGCTTGTGCTGGGGCTGTTCTTTGGTGACACCTGGGAAATGATCAGAACCCTCAATTTTGACGGATTTATGGGTAACTGGGCGGAAAGCATGGCACTTGGTTTTATTACGGTTTATGGGTTTGCCGCACCCATTGGTGCATTGCTCATGAAACACGTCCTGTTACGCCGGGAAAACTATATCCGGTGGGGACTCAGTCTGGTTGTTATTTTCTTTTTGTATACGGGCTACATGAACGGATAA
- a CDS encoding DUF5687 family protein, with the protein PIGFINRYLLEIFIGLFSLRFFLQQGQKLKMQPYLHLPISLKRLVYFFQAFSLLSFHNIIPYLFFIPFSIRYLWQGYPGPGGAMFWLAGITLILLISHYTNNLLRAILTKNTWFYVLTISVFASLLVLDQVINTQYLQLFSEILFEELLRQNLILLGLLLSLAVSIVLYSSALIQQNLLASPVVAQHQRTQRTNIIFAPERGQVLNLILLELKMIWRNKRPKHYFLLSVVFAVAYIALMLTESQVFSSRAISAIIGIFASGTFALNYGQLMFSWESTYFDGFLARNIRPEELILAKLMLLQGSCLVFFLISLPLFIFLSPNLLLLHVTFLFYNAGVTSVLMLALAVRNQRRVNIARSGSFFNYEGFSAMHWLWILPTITPPAILLYFLENITWTALLFIGGIGVTSLVLSKRWSLFFTEQLLDKKYVMASGFRQYES; encoded by the coding sequence CCAATTGGGTTTATCAACAGGTACCTGCTTGAGATATTTATCGGACTGTTTTCCCTTCGCTTCTTTCTGCAGCAAGGGCAAAAACTAAAAATGCAGCCCTATCTGCACTTGCCGATCAGCCTAAAACGGCTCGTTTACTTCTTTCAGGCGTTTTCTCTCCTGAGCTTCCACAATATAATCCCCTACCTGTTTTTCATCCCGTTCAGCATACGGTATTTGTGGCAGGGTTATCCGGGTCCTGGGGGCGCGATGTTCTGGCTCGCCGGCATCACGCTCATCCTGCTCATTTCCCACTACACCAACAACCTGCTGCGCGCAATTCTTACCAAAAACACGTGGTTCTACGTGCTCACGATCAGCGTCTTTGCATCGCTGCTGGTGCTCGACCAGGTGATAAATACGCAATACTTGCAGCTCTTTTCGGAGATACTGTTTGAAGAACTGCTGCGGCAAAATCTGATTTTATTGGGCCTGCTTTTGTCGCTCGCGGTAAGCATCGTATTATACTCAAGCGCGCTTATCCAGCAAAACCTGCTGGCCTCACCCGTGGTTGCCCAGCATCAGCGCACGCAGCGTACCAACATCATTTTTGCGCCCGAACGCGGGCAGGTACTCAACCTGATCTTGCTTGAACTCAAGATGATCTGGCGCAACAAGCGGCCCAAACACTATTTTTTGCTTTCTGTAGTTTTTGCTGTGGCATACATCGCCTTGATGCTCACTGAAAGCCAGGTGTTTAGCTCCCGTGCAATCTCGGCGATCATAGGTATTTTTGCTTCAGGTACGTTTGCGCTGAATTACGGGCAGCTTATGTTTTCCTGGGAAAGCACCTATTTTGACGGGTTTCTTGCCCGCAACATCCGGCCAGAAGAACTGATTCTGGCAAAACTGATGTTGCTGCAGGGTTCATGCCTGGTCTTCTTTTTGATCAGCCTGCCGCTTTTCATATTTTTGAGCCCTAACCTGCTGTTGTTACACGTTACGTTTTTGTTTTACAACGCCGGCGTAACGAGTGTTTTGATGCTTGCCTTGGCCGTTCGCAACCAGCGACGGGTCAACATAGCCCGAAGCGGCAGCTTCTTTAATTACGAAGGATTCTCAGCCATGCACTGGCTCTGGATCCTGCCCACGATAACGCCCCCGGCAATTTTGCTCTATTTCCTGGAGAACATCACCTGGACTGCGTTGTTGTTTATCGGCGGTATTGGTGTGACTAGTCTGGTTCTGTCGAAACGATGGAGCTTGTTTTTCACAGAGCAGCTACTCGACAAAAAGTACGTGATGGCTTCAGGATTCAGGCAATATGAGAGTTGA
- a CDS encoding ABC transporter ATP-binding protein has product MRVEVEQLTKRYGEFFALEIPALHIESGATFGLVGNNGAGKTTFLRLLLDLLRADTGTIAIHEWIVAQTDDWKCHIGSYLDESFLLDYLTPLEFFSFVGSLYGFSKKETITRVEPYRDFLPADALHASSKYIRDLSKGNAKKVGIVAAMFVQPEIVILDEPFANLDPRSQIVLKSLLQKLNKEKGSTLLISSHDLAHVTEVCERIAVLEEGKLAQEIQTSDATLRELETYFATQ; this is encoded by the coding sequence ATGAGAGTTGAAGTAGAACAGCTAACCAAGCGATACGGCGAGTTTTTTGCCCTGGAGATCCCGGCCTTGCACATCGAGTCCGGCGCTACCTTTGGCCTTGTCGGCAACAACGGAGCCGGCAAAACGACCTTCCTCCGCCTGCTGCTCGACCTTCTCCGCGCAGATACGGGCACCATTGCCATTCACGAATGGATTGTAGCACAAACCGACGACTGGAAATGCCACATCGGTTCGTATCTCGACGAATCGTTCCTGCTCGATTACCTCACGCCCCTTGAGTTCTTTTCTTTTGTGGGCAGCCTGTACGGATTCTCTAAAAAAGAGACCATCACCCGCGTTGAACCCTATCGTGATTTTCTGCCTGCAGACGCGCTACATGCCAGCAGTAAATACATCAGAGACCTTTCTAAGGGCAACGCCAAGAAAGTCGGCATTGTCGCCGCCATGTTTGTGCAGCCTGAAATTGTGATCCTCGATGAACCCTTTGCCAACCTGGACCCCCGCTCTCAAATTGTACTGAAGAGTTTGCTGCAAAAGCTGAACAAAGAGAAAGGATCAACCTTGCTGATTTCAAGCCACGACCTTGCCCACGTAACGGAAGTATGTGAACGCATTGCCGTACTGGAAGAAGGCAAGCTAGCGCAAGAAATCCAAACGTCTGACGCCACCTTGCGCGAACTCGAAACGTACTTCGCCACACAGTAA
- a CDS encoding MmcQ/YjbR family DNA-binding protein, whose translation MNFETFCNYCLQKKGVTETFPFDETTLVYKVMGKMFALTNIEARPLSINLKCDPERAIELREAYEAVQPGYHMSKKHWNTVVCDGTLPDADVRELIDHSYALVVKGLTRADRDRLAVL comes from the coding sequence ATGAACTTCGAGACCTTCTGCAATTATTGCCTCCAAAAGAAAGGCGTGACTGAGACCTTCCCGTTTGATGAGACGACCCTCGTGTATAAGGTGATGGGTAAAATGTTTGCGCTCACCAACATCGAAGCGCGTCCGTTGTCAATCAACCTTAAATGTGATCCTGAACGGGCGATCGAGCTCAGAGAAGCTTATGAAGCAGTCCAGCCTGGCTATCACATGAGCAAAAAGCACTGGAATACGGTGGTATGCGACGGCACCCTGCCTGATGCTGACGTGCGCGAATTGATCGATCACTCGTATGCTCTGGTTGTTAAAGGCCTTACACGGGCTGATCGTGATCGTTTGGCTGTATTGTAA
- the hemH gene encoding ferrochelatase: MTPRQFLKKYEYDQRLITGAYYSTDPLELEKGDKVAVVLLNLGGPNSTKDVAPFLYNLFMDPAIIDIPLKGILRHWISSLISKTRSKKVAKDYEEIGGGSPINRLTKEQADHLEKHLNEAYGKKAGVSFHTYVAMRYWHPTSEEAAAQMKADGITKVILMPLYPQYSKTTTGSSLLYWWMLEEAGEINAWPTTFAFEYAANPKYLKALNERIDEALQRFPREIRNDVHLVFSAHGTPTREMKERRDPYCCLVNSTVEQVMNTRTDDRTFHVAFQSKVGPAEWLTPSTPDKLEELAKKEVKAVLMVPVAFVSDHVETAFELDIEIREEAEDFGIHHYEVVSGLNSHPLFIEALGEVTVSQLVLPNQADVQTSGDGAPADARSYPLRPLNKLPRYKSEDRCTRCHQCELITEARKWTIDGGPAINAPSVSTESAA, from the coding sequence ATGACCCCAAGACAGTTTCTGAAGAAATATGAGTATGATCAGCGCTTGATTACAGGAGCGTATTACTCAACTGATCCCCTCGAACTAGAGAAAGGGGATAAAGTGGCGGTTGTATTACTGAATCTTGGTGGCCCCAATTCAACCAAAGATGTAGCGCCGTTTCTGTACAACCTCTTTATGGATCCGGCCATCATAGATATTCCCTTGAAAGGGATTTTGCGACACTGGATCTCAAGCCTGATTTCTAAAACCCGCTCCAAGAAGGTTGCCAAAGACTACGAAGAGATTGGCGGTGGGTCACCGATCAACAGACTGACAAAGGAGCAGGCGGACCATCTCGAGAAGCACCTCAATGAAGCGTACGGCAAAAAAGCCGGCGTTTCTTTCCACACCTACGTGGCAATGCGGTACTGGCATCCTACAAGCGAAGAAGCTGCTGCGCAGATGAAGGCTGACGGCATCACAAAAGTGATTCTGATGCCGCTGTACCCCCAGTACTCAAAAACGACAACCGGATCTTCCTTGCTATACTGGTGGATGTTGGAAGAAGCCGGCGAAATTAATGCCTGGCCGACTACGTTTGCTTTTGAATATGCAGCCAACCCGAAATACTTGAAAGCGCTCAACGAACGCATTGATGAAGCACTCCAGCGCTTCCCACGGGAAATTCGGAATGACGTACACCTTGTGTTTAGCGCCCACGGTACCCCAACGCGCGAGATGAAAGAGCGCAGGGATCCGTATTGCTGCCTGGTGAACAGTACGGTAGAGCAGGTTATGAATACCCGCACAGACGACCGTACTTTCCACGTGGCTTTCCAGAGCAAAGTTGGACCGGCAGAATGGCTCACCCCAAGCACGCCCGACAAGCTTGAGGAACTGGCCAAGAAAGAGGTAAAGGCTGTACTGATGGTCCCGGTTGCCTTTGTGTCGGACCATGTCGAAACGGCATTTGAACTCGATATTGAAATTAGGGAAGAGGCTGAAGACTTTGGCATTCACCACTATGAAGTGGTTTCCGGTCTCAACAGCCATCCGCTTTTCATAGAAGCGTTGGGTGAAGTCACTGTCTCCCAACTGGTACTGCCAAATCAGGCTGACGTACAAACGTCTGGTGATGGCGCACCTGCTGATGCGCGCAGCTATCCATTGCGCCCACTAAACAAGTTGCCCCGCTATAAATCTGAAGACCGTTGCACCCGCTGTCATCAGTGTGAGTTGATTACCGAGGCGCGTAAGTGGACGATTGATGGAGGCCCAGCCATAAATGCCCCGAGCGTTAGCACAGAGTCTGCTGCGTAA